A region of Spiribacter roseus DNA encodes the following proteins:
- a CDS encoding RNA pyrophosphohydrolase produces the protein MIDSKGFRPNVGMILANGAGELLWARRVGQNAWQFPQGGIQRNESPEAALYRELNEEVGLTPADVAVLGSTRGWLHYRLPRHLIRRRQRPTCIGQKQVWFLLQLRSADTRVRLDASPDPEFDRWDWVSYWYPLEAIVSFKRDVYARALDELAPLLFPEGPPARPADAGCGQPPAIPRPGQGR, from the coding sequence GTGATTGATTCAAAAGGGTTTCGTCCAAATGTCGGGATGATTCTGGCCAACGGCGCCGGCGAGCTGCTGTGGGCGCGCCGCGTGGGCCAGAACGCCTGGCAGTTCCCCCAGGGCGGGATCCAGCGTAATGAAAGCCCCGAGGCGGCCCTGTACCGCGAACTCAACGAAGAGGTGGGGCTGACGCCGGCGGATGTCGCCGTACTTGGGTCGACGCGGGGCTGGTTGCACTATCGCTTGCCCCGGCACCTCATCCGTCGCCGTCAGCGGCCGACCTGCATTGGCCAGAAACAGGTCTGGTTCCTGCTGCAGCTGCGCTCGGCGGACACCCGGGTGCGGCTCGACGCCAGCCCCGACCCGGAGTTTGATCGCTGGGACTGGGTGTCCTACTGGTATCCGCTGGAGGCCATCGTGTCGTTCAAGCGCGATGTCTATGCCCGGGCGCTCGACGAGCTCGCCCCCCTGTTATTCCCCGAGGGCCCGCCGGCGCGGCCCGCTGATGCCGGTTGCGGGCAGCCGCCGGCCATTCCCCGACCCGGCCAGGGGCGCTAG
- a CDS encoding histidinol-phosphatase, whose protein sequence is MQLAIFDLDNTLLEGDSDYLWGQHLIEQGAVQRDEFDAQNRQFMRDYEAGELDIEAFLQFALRPLADHPESRLMDWRDAFIERHIRPRILPAACELVDDHRRRGHALMIITATNRFVTAPIAALFDIPVLLATEPERGPAGYTGRPAGIPTFQAGKIEALRAWLDEQEQRFDTLHFYSDSRNDLPLLEVVDQPVAIDPDPVLAAAARANGWPMLTLRAGDTPQPLA, encoded by the coding sequence GTGCAGCTGGCGATTTTCGACCTGGACAACACCCTCCTTGAAGGCGACAGCGATTACCTCTGGGGCCAGCATCTGATTGAGCAGGGTGCGGTCCAGCGCGACGAGTTCGACGCCCAAAACCGGCAGTTCATGCGCGACTACGAGGCCGGCGAGCTCGACATCGAGGCCTTTCTGCAGTTCGCCCTGCGACCGCTCGCTGATCACCCCGAATCCCGCCTGATGGACTGGCGGGACGCGTTCATCGAGCGCCACATCCGCCCCCGGATCCTGCCCGCCGCCTGTGAACTGGTCGACGACCATCGCCGGCGCGGCCATGCGCTGATGATCATCACCGCCACCAACCGCTTCGTCACCGCCCCGATCGCGGCGCTGTTCGATATTCCGGTGCTGCTGGCCACTGAGCCCGAGCGCGGCCCGGCGGGTTACACCGGCCGGCCCGCCGGCATCCCGACCTTCCAGGCGGGCAAGATCGAGGCGCTTCGGGCGTGGCTGGACGAGCAGGAGCAGCGCTTCGACACGCTCCACTTCTACAGCGACTCGCGCAACGACCTGCCGCTGCTCGAAGTGGTGGACCAGCCGGTGGCCATCGATCCCGACCCGGTGCTGGCAGCCGCGGCCCGGGCCAACGGCTGGCCCATGCTGACGCTGCGCGCCGGCGATACCCCGCAACCCCTTGCCTGA
- a CDS encoding copper chaperone PCu(A)C — protein MHRTALHRLTGLATALIGTALAGAAQAELIIEDAWARATPPGFSKGAVYLEIRNDSRRSDTLIGVHTERAGRAELHRTIEEGGNSRMVHTPRVRVPAEGSVTFEPGGRHVMMMGIDEALTEGERFSLELEAETAGTLRVNVEVLAPTAMGVD, from the coding sequence ATGCACCGCACCGCCCTTCACCGACTCACCGGGTTGGCCACCGCCCTGATCGGCACCGCCCTGGCGGGCGCCGCGCAGGCCGAGCTGATCATTGAAGACGCCTGGGCCCGGGCGACGCCACCGGGTTTTTCCAAGGGCGCCGTCTACCTTGAAATCCGCAATGACAGCCGGCGCAGTGACACCCTGATCGGCGTGCACACCGAGCGCGCCGGCCGCGCCGAACTGCATCGCACCATCGAGGAAGGCGGCAACAGCCGCATGGTCCACACGCCCCGGGTGCGCGTGCCCGCTGAGGGCAGCGTGACCTTTGAACCCGGCGGCCGGCACGTGATGATGATGGGCATTGACGAGGCCCTCACCGAGGGCGAGCGCTTCAGCCTTGAACTCGAGGCCGAGACCGCCGGCACCCTCCGGGTCAACGTCGAGGTGCTGGCCCCCACGGCCATGGGCGTCGACTAG
- the hemN gene encoding oxygen-independent coproporphyrinogen III oxidase codes for MADNLLLDRALLRRYDVTGPRYTSYPTAAQFTEDFDAARYRDHVSWSNGDPIPRPLSLYVHVPFCRTVCFYCACNKVITANYRRAQDYLARLIEELDLQAALFADDRPVEQLHLGGGTPTYLSDDDLATLIDAIAERFPLAAPERREFSIEVDPRTVDRQRIRHLAALGFNRLSLGVQDFDDDVQKAINRIQGVQATADIVEEARAQGFRSINLDLMYGLPLQTPERLSRTLDAVMTMRPDRIALYNYAHMPQMFRIQRQIPDATLPAAEMKLTLLIEAMQRLAGEGYQYIGMDHFALPGDELAEAADNGTLHRNFQGYATRPDLDLIGLGASSIGQIGDAFMQNHRDPEGHAAAVRAGELPIWRGVAMDDDDRLRRDVIQAVMCRGRVDYAAIEARHGIDFADYFGDALAALSPLVDDGLLTLAPGALEVTPRGRFFLRNVAMPFDAYLAAAGGERRFSRVI; via the coding sequence ATGGCCGACAATCTTCTTCTCGACCGGGCCCTGCTGCGTCGCTATGACGTGACCGGGCCCCGGTACACTTCCTATCCGACCGCCGCCCAGTTCACCGAGGACTTCGACGCCGCGCGTTACCGCGACCATGTCAGCTGGAGCAATGGTGATCCCATCCCCCGGCCGCTGTCGCTCTACGTGCATGTGCCGTTCTGCCGCACGGTGTGCTTCTACTGCGCCTGCAACAAGGTGATCACCGCCAACTACCGGCGGGCCCAGGACTATCTGGCCCGGCTGATCGAGGAGCTGGACCTGCAGGCGGCGCTGTTCGCCGACGACCGTCCCGTGGAGCAGCTGCACCTGGGCGGTGGTACCCCGACCTATCTGAGTGACGACGATCTGGCGACACTGATCGACGCCATCGCCGAGCGCTTTCCCCTGGCGGCGCCGGAGCGGCGCGAGTTTTCCATTGAGGTGGACCCACGCACGGTGGACCGCCAGCGCATCCGCCACCTTGCCGCGCTGGGCTTCAATCGCCTGAGCCTGGGGGTGCAGGATTTCGATGACGACGTGCAGAAGGCGATCAATCGCATCCAGGGCGTTCAGGCCACGGCCGACATCGTTGAGGAGGCTCGCGCCCAGGGCTTTCGCTCCATCAATCTGGATCTGATGTACGGCCTGCCGCTGCAGACGCCCGAGCGCCTGTCGCGGACCCTGGACGCGGTGATGACCATGCGCCCCGACCGCATCGCCCTGTACAACTATGCGCACATGCCGCAGATGTTCCGCATCCAGCGCCAGATCCCCGACGCCACCCTGCCCGCGGCGGAAATGAAGCTCACCCTGCTGATCGAAGCCATGCAGCGCCTCGCCGGCGAGGGCTATCAGTACATCGGCATGGATCATTTCGCGCTGCCCGGCGATGAACTGGCCGAGGCGGCCGATAACGGCACCCTGCACCGCAACTTCCAGGGTTATGCCACCCGCCCCGATCTGGATCTGATCGGCCTGGGGGCCTCATCCATTGGCCAGATCGGGGATGCCTTCATGCAGAATCATCGTGACCCCGAGGGCCATGCGGCCGCGGTCCGCGCCGGCGAGCTGCCGATCTGGCGGGGCGTGGCCATGGACGACGACGACCGCCTGCGCCGCGATGTGATCCAGGCGGTGATGTGCCGGGGGCGGGTCGACTACGCGGCGATTGAGGCGCGTCATGGGATCGATTTTGCCGACTACTTCGGCGATGCCCTCGCGGCCCTCTCGCCGCTGGTGGATGACGGCCTGCTCACGCTGGCGCCCGGCGCGCTCGAGGTCACGCCGCGGGGGCGGTTTTTCCTGCGCAACGTGGCGATGCCGTTCGACGCCTACCTGGCAGCGGCCGGCGGCGAACGGCGCTTCTCCCGCGTGATCTAG
- a CDS encoding YbaN family protein has protein sequence MKHDGNNGSTGPETLRRRLVRRGWLMLALFFIGLGSVGAVLPLLPTTPFLLLAAMCASRSSPALHAWLYSHPRFGPLLRDWRDHRAIRPRAKITALVLVALSWGWMWISVEPLYARLSASAVMAGVVIFLATRPHGPSR, from the coding sequence TTGAAGCACGACGGGAACAACGGCTCAACAGGGCCCGAGACCCTGCGCAGACGGCTGGTACGCCGCGGATGGCTGATGCTGGCGCTGTTTTTCATCGGCCTCGGCAGCGTCGGCGCGGTGCTGCCGCTGCTGCCGACCACGCCGTTTCTGCTCCTCGCGGCCATGTGCGCTTCGCGCAGCTCGCCGGCGCTGCATGCCTGGCTTTACAGCCACCCGCGTTTTGGCCCGCTGCTGCGGGACTGGCGGGATCACCGCGCGATCCGGCCCCGGGCCAAGATCACCGCACTGGTGCTGGTGGCGCTCAGCTGGGGGTGGATGTGGATCAGCGTCGAGCCGCTCTATGCCCGCCTGTCAGCCAGCGCGGTCATGGCCGGCGTGGTCATCTTTCTGGCCACGCGCCCCCACGGACCTAGCCGGTAG
- a CDS encoding MAPEG family protein: MTLAYWMVLVAIFMPFVFAGLAKSRGRFDNARPREWLAGLSGWRQRAHWAQLNTFEAFPPFAAAVIIAHQLGGAQGWIDAVAVLFVVLRLGYGAAYIADRPTLRSLLWTGAFACVPGLFAVAALTTG; this comes from the coding sequence ATGACGCTGGCCTACTGGATGGTGCTGGTCGCGATCTTCATGCCGTTCGTGTTCGCCGGTCTGGCAAAGTCCCGGGGCCGGTTCGACAACGCCCGCCCGCGGGAGTGGCTGGCGGGCCTGAGTGGCTGGCGCCAGCGGGCACACTGGGCGCAGTTGAACACCTTCGAGGCATTCCCGCCGTTTGCCGCGGCCGTCATCATCGCCCATCAGCTGGGGGGTGCGCAGGGCTGGATTGATGCCGTGGCGGTACTGTTCGTGGTGCTGCGGCTGGGTTATGGGGCGGCCTATATCGCCGATCGGCCCACCCTGCGCAGCCTCCTCTGGACCGGAGCGTTCGCCTGCGTGCCGGGGCTGTTCGCGGTGGCGGCGCTGACTACCGGCTAG
- the purD gene encoding phosphoribosylamine--glycine ligase: MNILVVGNGGREHALAWRLAQSPRCGHVYVAPGNPGTAREPGVSNLAVGVDDIPALVEQARERAVEMTVIGPEAPLAAGIVDAFEQAGLACLGPGQAAAELEASKAFAKAFFARHGIPSAAYATFEQLEPALAYIRERGAPLVIKADGLAAGKGVTIAHDIDTAVEAATSMLGGAFGAASERIVVEDFLTGEEASFIALVDGETVLPLASSQDHKARDAGDQGPNTGGMGAYSPAPVVTDAVHARILESVIRPTVRGLVAEGRGYRGFLYAGLMIDARGEPRVLEFNVRLGDPETQPILMRLASDPVTLFEAALNGRLDAGAVQWDPRPCLGVVLAAAGYPGAYAKGDVIEGLGDADGDGRKVFHAGTATNARDEVVTAGGRVVCACALGDDILAAQQAAYDLAETVHWPGRFMRADIGFRAVNAQLQAESS, encoded by the coding sequence ATGAACATCCTGGTCGTGGGCAATGGGGGGCGCGAGCATGCGCTGGCCTGGCGCCTGGCACAGTCACCGCGCTGCGGCCACGTCTACGTGGCGCCCGGCAACCCCGGCACCGCCCGTGAGCCGGGGGTGAGCAACCTCGCGGTGGGCGTCGACGATATCCCGGCGCTTGTCGAGCAGGCCCGGGAACGGGCCGTGGAGATGACCGTGATCGGGCCCGAGGCACCGCTTGCCGCCGGCATCGTGGATGCCTTCGAGCAGGCGGGGCTGGCCTGTCTGGGCCCCGGGCAGGCGGCGGCCGAGCTGGAGGCCTCGAAGGCGTTCGCCAAGGCGTTCTTTGCCCGTCACGGCATTCCCAGCGCGGCCTACGCGACCTTCGAGCAGCTCGAGCCGGCCCTGGCCTATATCCGCGAGCGCGGCGCGCCGCTGGTGATCAAGGCCGATGGCCTGGCAGCCGGCAAGGGCGTGACCATTGCTCACGACATCGACACCGCGGTCGAGGCGGCCACATCCATGCTGGGCGGGGCATTCGGCGCGGCCAGCGAGCGCATCGTGGTCGAGGACTTCCTGACCGGTGAGGAAGCCAGCTTCATCGCCCTGGTGGACGGTGAAACGGTTCTGCCGCTGGCGAGCTCCCAGGATCACAAGGCCCGCGACGCCGGCGACCAGGGCCCCAACACCGGTGGCATGGGCGCTTACTCACCGGCGCCGGTGGTCACGGACGCGGTCCATGCGCGGATTCTTGAATCGGTGATCCGGCCCACGGTGCGTGGCCTGGTGGCCGAAGGGCGTGGCTACCGGGGATTCCTCTACGCCGGCCTGATGATCGACGCCCGGGGCGAGCCGCGGGTCCTTGAATTCAACGTCAGGTTGGGCGACCCCGAGACCCAGCCGATTCTCATGCGCCTGGCGAGCGACCCGGTGACGCTGTTCGAGGCCGCGCTGAACGGTCGGCTCGACGCCGGGGCCGTGCAGTGGGATCCGCGGCCCTGTCTGGGGGTGGTGCTGGCGGCGGCGGGCTATCCGGGCGCCTATGCCAAGGGCGATGTCATCGAAGGGCTTGGCGATGCCGACGGCGACGGCCGCAAGGTGTTTCATGCCGGGACCGCGACCAACGCCCGCGACGAGGTGGTCACCGCCGGTGGCCGGGTGGTGTGCGCCTGTGCCCTGGGAGACGACATCCTGGCCGCGCAGCAGGCCGCCTATGACCTGGCGGAGACCGTGCACTGGCCGGGCCGTTTCATGCGCGCGGACATCGGTTTCCGCGCGGTCAACGCACAGCTGCAGGCGGAGTCGTCATGA
- the purH gene encoding bifunctional phosphoribosylaminoimidazolecarboxamide formyltransferase/IMP cyclohydrolase has translation MSAAATPLPIRRALISVSDKTGIEPLARCLADSGVEILSTGGTATLLQDAGIDVVEVGEYTGFPEIMAGRVKTLHPRIHGGLLGRRGEDEAVMAEQSIPPIDLLVVNLYAFEQAVARPDCSLEAAIEHIDIGGPAMLRAAAKNHAGVGVVTAPAQYPAVIEAVAAQGGLDAAQRYELAVAAFNHVARYDAAISDYLSARDADGQVSAFPGQLNRHWEKAAELRYGENPHQPAAFYRDPLARPGSFADYQQRQGKALSYNNLADGDAAWACVAAFDAPACVIVKHANPCGVAVAAEPTAAYEAAFATDPTSAFGGIIAFNRPLDAATARTIVERQFVEVILAPAVSDEALMVTAAKTNVRVLEVPGGPVAASEWRLQPVGGGLLVQAQDRALTAESGLRCVTREPVSEALAEELDFVWRVAKFVKSNAIVYGRAGRTLGIGAGQMSRVDSARIGVSKAAEAGLDLTGSVLASDAFFPFRDGIDQAAAAGVRAIIQPGGSRRDDEVIAAADEHGIAMLLTGMRHFRH, from the coding sequence AGCCGCTGGCGCGTTGCCTGGCCGACAGCGGGGTCGAGATCCTGTCCACCGGCGGTACCGCCACGCTGCTGCAGGACGCCGGGATCGATGTGGTGGAGGTCGGCGAGTACACCGGCTTCCCGGAAATCATGGCGGGTCGGGTGAAGACCCTGCACCCGCGCATTCATGGCGGGCTGTTGGGCCGACGGGGCGAAGACGAGGCCGTGATGGCCGAGCAGTCCATCCCGCCCATCGACCTGCTGGTGGTCAACCTCTACGCCTTCGAGCAGGCCGTGGCGCGGCCCGACTGTTCGCTGGAGGCGGCCATCGAGCATATCGATATCGGCGGCCCGGCGATGCTCCGGGCGGCGGCCAAGAATCATGCCGGCGTCGGCGTGGTGACGGCGCCGGCGCAGTACCCGGCGGTCATCGAGGCAGTGGCGGCGCAGGGCGGCCTCGACGCCGCGCAGCGTTACGAGCTGGCGGTGGCGGCGTTCAATCATGTGGCGCGCTACGACGCGGCCATCAGCGATTACCTGTCGGCCCGCGACGCCGACGGCCAGGTATCGGCCTTTCCCGGCCAGCTCAACCGCCACTGGGAGAAGGCCGCGGAGCTGCGCTATGGCGAGAACCCGCATCAGCCGGCCGCGTTCTATCGCGATCCCCTGGCCCGACCGGGCAGCTTCGCCGACTACCAGCAGCGCCAGGGCAAGGCGCTGTCGTACAACAACCTGGCCGACGGCGATGCCGCCTGGGCCTGCGTGGCGGCGTTCGACGCGCCCGCCTGCGTGATCGTCAAGCACGCCAACCCCTGCGGTGTGGCGGTGGCGGCCGAGCCGACGGCGGCCTATGAGGCGGCGTTCGCCACCGATCCCACCTCGGCGTTCGGCGGCATCATCGCCTTCAATCGACCGCTCGATGCGGCCACCGCCCGGACCATCGTCGAGCGTCAGTTCGTCGAGGTCATCCTGGCGCCGGCGGTCAGTGACGAGGCGCTGATGGTGACCGCCGCCAAGACCAATGTGCGCGTGCTGGAAGTGCCGGGAGGGCCGGTGGCCGCATCGGAATGGCGCCTGCAGCCGGTGGGCGGCGGGTTGCTCGTGCAGGCCCAGGACCGCGCCCTGACGGCCGAGTCGGGCCTGCGCTGCGTGACCCGCGAGCCGGTGAGCGAGGCGCTGGCCGAGGAACTGGACTTTGTCTGGCGGGTGGCGAAGTTCGTCAAGTCGAATGCCATCGTCTATGGCCGCGCGGGCCGCACCCTGGGGATCGGAGCCGGTCAGATGAGCCGGGTCGACAGTGCCCGGATCGGCGTCAGCAAAGCCGCCGAGGCGGGCCTAGACCTGACCGGCTCGGTGCTGGCCTCGGATGCGTTCTTTCCATTCCGCGACGGCATTGATCAGGCCGCCGCGGCGGGCGTCCGCGCGATCATCCAGCCGGGAGGCTCGCGCCGCGATGACGAGGTCATCGCCGCCGCCGACGAACACGGCATCGCCATGCTGCTGACGGGCATGCGCCATTTCCGCCACTGA